TGAGGATCGCGAAAAACTGCGAGTTCGCATCAATCATAATAAACGTCCAGGGTGTCTATAGAGTGTTCGCGACCCACCACGCCGAGGGTCCCGGTGATTTCGATGTCGCGCATCAAAGGTGGGTAAACATCGATAACGTCGCCTTCGTAGACGGCAACACTGATGTTCAAAGTGCCTGGGCTTTCGAGGCTGATTGCCAGCCCTGTCAGGTGCCGGGTGACTGGCTTGGCGTCGTCGATCAGGCGTTCAAGCTCCTGATACATTTCTTCAGTAATGCCGGTATCCAGCACACCGAGTTTCAGAGCGAAAGAGCCTGGGATCCCCTGCGGTGTCATGTTGAACCACTCGATGACCTCGATCAGGTACCCAAGAGGTTCCACAACCCGACGCAAGGAGCCGATGGTGCCTTTACGAGAGTGCACGTAGTACGCCGAACGAATGGCGGCGCGCTTGGTTGCCTCGACCCAGTTGCTGTCCCAGCGATCAACCGAAAAAGCCCAGGCCAAATAGGGCAACAGTTCAACTGGGCACTCGCTGGGGTTCCACAGCTGTCGCAGTGGAATGGGGGTGCGCTCAATTTGTGCCAGTGCTTCGGCGGCCAGCTGTTCCAACTTGCTGGCGTTACGCGGCAAAAGCGACGTGGTACCCATTACTCCACACCCTGGGCCAGCGTGATGGCGGTGCAGTAGGGCGCTTGGTAAGGCGTGGCCGCGATGTCGGTCCAGTTATCCAATTCGACCTTGCGCACACCTTCAACGTGCAGTGCGGCATGGATGGCTGACTCCGAGACTTCCATGGCCAGTCGGCGGCGCTGATGTACGTAAGCCAGCAGGCGTTGTTTAGCAGCCAAAAGGATTGGCTCCGATTCAGGGCCACTGGTTTTCAGGTAAAGACGGGCGCTGACCTGGTAAGGCAGGACAGCCGCACCCTGCACCGTCAGGCGATCCGCCACCGGGCGGCGGTCATCGTCGCTCAGGTAGGCGTTGACGATGTTGAGCAGATCGGCATCAGTGCGACCGTCTCCAAGCAAGGACTGCACTGTAACGACTACTACGGCAGGGCTTGGGCTTTCGGCTGTGGCGTCGGCCACGCGTCCATCAGATGCGCGAGCGTGAAAGATGTAGCTGTTGCGTGGGCCGGCGGTGCTGAGGCCTTCCCAGGCCATTTGAGCTCGCTCGCGCAAACTGTCGTAACTCTCAAGGATTTCGGGAATAGGCGGCACAGCATTGGCGTTACCCACCTGTACTACCAGGCGTTTGACGTTGTAATTAGCTGCCAAGTGCTCCAGGTCGGCGCCTTGGGCAAGGGCAAGCATGTTGGCCACGGCGCCTTCGTTGACGCGCTGGCGCCAGATCGTTTCGCGGTAGGCATTTTCCTCGAGCAGTTTGGTCAGAGGCTCGGACTCCAGCTCGAGGCGAGCGGCAATTTCCGCCTGCTCTTCTGCGGGCCATAGGCTGATCGCATATGCCTTGCGCTCGGCCAGGATCAATTCGAAGTCGATCTGCTCGACGATCTGCGGCGCTGGGAGTTGGCTGAGGTCGATCGGGACAAAGGTGTTCATACGCTCGCCCCCAGTTGCAGCGGAATGCTCAGGCTGTGTTGTTGATTACTGTCGACTTCGGCGCCTTCAAGTTCCAGCACGACCGCACCCTGCAGACTGACGCCGCTGAACTGCACGCGGCTGAGGATGATTCGAGGTTCCCAGCGCAACAACGCCATGGCCGTGGCGGCATACACCCGCAGACGCGTAGCGTCGTTGAAAGGTTGATCCACCAGCTCGGGTAGCAAGCTGCCGTAGTCACGACGCATGACACGGGTGCCAATACGGGTGCTGAGGATGTCGGTGATCGACTGACGGATGTGCTCCAAGTCGCCGATGGCGCCGCCGGTTTCTCGGTTCATAGCGGTTTACCTGACTGATCAGATCCGGACTTCACGCCGCCATGCGGGTGGTTGACCAAGCTGATATTGGCGGCGATGACATCCTCCGAAACGGTGACCTTTCCGGTGACATTCTGGTTACCGGTCTGGGTGTAATCGCCTTCGTGGGTGATCGGGCCGACGATGTGAATACCGCCTTTGCTGATCAGCTCGCTGGTGCCTTCCTCGGGCAGCACTGCGCGCAGGTGATGAGCGACGCTGTCGTACTCGATGACAGCGCCGTCGCGGTAGGTGCGGCGCTGCAGGCCAGCGCGGTCGCCGTTGGCCGGGTGCTCGTCGCTGAAAATGCCAGTGAGGGCCACGCCGTTGGCGAGCAGGCCGGACGGGCTGAACAGAATGACCTGCTCATTTACCGTGGGCGGATCCCACTCCTGGTCCAAGCCTGCACGCAAGGCAATCCACGGCAACCACGCAGTGAGCAGGTCGCCGGTTTTCACACGCACACGCGGTGGCTTCATCTGGACTTCGGCGATGGTGCCAAAGCGGATGAGGTTTTCCAGCAGGCGGGAGAGGGCGGCAATATTGTTCATGCCGCCGATGGTGGCGTCACGCGTGCGCGTATGCAGCCAGTTCAACTTGTAGATGGCAACTGTACAGGCGAATGAGTCGTTGAGATTCAGGCCCAGGCGCCAGAAATTTCGAAAACTAGACTTAGTTAACGTTGAGTACGCACTTCGATGTTCATCAAAACAAGCGAGGGTGGCATAGTGATGGCGCTTTACGGGTTGGACGTTTTAAGGCTCTCTAAAAAGGATTGTTTATGGCGCAAGATACATTTCACTACCCCGACACAGACCGAAATTTGCTCTATTCAGCAGTGCTGAAATCTGTGGCGGAGCTCGGCTTTAAATTAAAGTTTTCTGATCGTGCCGGCGGCGTTATCTCGTGCGATTCAAAATGGAGCATGAAGAGCTTCGGTCAGCAAATTAACCTGACTATCGCGACTGGTAGTCCTGGAGCCGTCTTAACTATCAGTACTTTTTCTGGTCAGGCATTTGACTGGGGGGAAGGCAAAAGCATAATCCAGTCCCTAAAAAATGCTGTCGACAAACAATTCGAAGCGACTGTGGATACCCCTGTAACAGCTCCGCCACCTGCTACCCAGGCACTCACTAAAGATCTTGCTGATGAGCACCGTGCACAAGCTCAATCACTGCGTGAGACAGGCATCATTCGACAAAAGGACCACCGCACCGATATTTTTCGAATCTCTTTGTTCGGAGTCGTAGCTGGCTTCGTGCTTATGTATTTTCAACCACAGAACGTCAAAGCACTTTGGCTTTTAGGGCTTGGTTTTGGTGGATTAGCGGTTTGGTATGTGTGGGGCATGTTCATGCCAAAGCAGTGTGTTCGGTGCAGCAAGCACACGGTGAACTGCTTGAGTTCAGTGGATACGCTGGTGGGTGTGCGAACGGAACAGCGCAGTGTTACTAACCTCAATACTCGTCAGACCGAGTGGGCTCGGGTCACCGTCAGTGATATGGAGAATCGCTCGAAGTACCGTTGCACGTCGTGCAAGCATGAATGGACCGAGACCAATTACTATAAAAAAGATGGTGGCTGAGAACTGCCTCACTGCGTTAGCTGATTGAGCAACATGTCGCGGATCAGATCGAGATCCGCATCCGTGAATCCAAGTACTTCCCGCTGCTCATATTTCACTTCCGGGGCACCACGTTCAGCACGATCTTTCAGTCCGTACTGGTGCACCCGGGCGATACGTGAAATTCGTCCGGTGAAACCGACACTGACCAGGTTGCTGTCGCCTTTGGCCTTGAGATAGCTGGCATTGCGCAATTTGCGAAACATCTTCAGCTTGCGCTGAATGCGGCCCTGTTTGCCACGTAAGTCGCGTGACTTGCGGGCCGCGTACGGGCTGTCGTCCGGATTGCGCTGGGCCGTGATTCGTTGCTGCTGAGTTCGGCGCAACTGCTGGGCGATTTTTCGGGCCAATGCAGTGCGCGCAGACGGCTCCAGCCGCTGCAGCAGCACACCTGCCCAGTCTTCGAGGGCTTGCAGGTCACTCATTGCCAGGGCGCTGTGGGTGAGGGGTTGTCAACGCCATGCCCTCGGCTGGCTGTGGCGACTGCCACTCCGCTATCAACATCCCCTCAGCAAACACCTGAATTGGGCCATCGATCGTTTCGTAGGGCGTGTACTGCGGCTCGCCGGCGTGCTTCACGGTGAAGGTGCCGTCGCCCTGTTTTTTCACGATGACCCGCTCCGTCAATGGCAGGCTCAGGCTCATGTCGACTTTGCTGTTGTCGATGACGTCGGCCTCGAACTTGATGCCATCGGCGGACTTGTCCAGGTTAGTCAGTAGCTCCGATTGGTTCGTCCGCAGCCAGCCGAGCAGTGGCAGCATTACGCTGTCGGGATGGCCGGCGAAGTCGGTGAGGATGATCTGTAGATCGTAGGCGTATTCGAACGACAGACCGCCAGCCGCGGTGCAGCGAATCTTGCCGTTGTCGATGAAGACCACCAGCCGGTCGGGGTTGTATTTGAGGTCCGGGACGGACGCCAACAAGTGGGCGCGCAGGCTATCGGGTTTGTTCATGTTGCACCTGGTGCTGGTAAACCATGTCGACCTGGGCGGCGCATTCAGCCCATGCGGCCTCGACGCGCTCCTGGTCGGTGAGCAACGCGCCGTTATTGGATGGAGCTGTTTCCGGCAGGCTGCACGGCACCACGGCCGGACAGCCACTGACGATAAGCGTCGGCGCCGGTGATGGTGGGGCGCTCGCGCATCCGGCGAGCAGCATCAGGCAGAGGCTGGTCAGCCCAGCGCCGTAGGTCTTCGTTTTCACGTTTCAATCCCTCGATCGTTCTTTCGCGGTTGGCCAAGCCTTGTCGCAACTCATCCTGCTGGGTGCGCAAGGTGGCTTGGGCGTCGCGCTCCTGCTGCAGGGTGCCGCGAAGGCTGTTCGCGGTGGCCAGATTGCGGCCGGCTTCCTCACGGGCAGTCTTGAGGCTTTGCTCGGCCAGATCGGTAACCTTTTCTGCCACGCTGATGCGCAGCTCCTGAGTCCAGATCAGTAGCGTCAGGGCCGCGAGCAAGGCGAGGCCATACAGCGCCTGACGCAACGTGCTCATGCGCGGTACCAGCCGAGCTTGTTCATGTCGCCGGTATCCAGCTTGGTGATCGGGCCGCGCACAATCACGGCTTTGATGCCCGGGGTCATAAGGTGCAGGGCCTCACCCAACAAGGCCATGTCCTCATGTTCGGTGGACTCAGGCACCACCAGCAGGTCGCCATCCTTTACGTTCAGTCGTTGCACAGCGTCGAAATCAATCATGCGGCCTCCGGCACAGGGCAGCCGGCGGCGTGCCGTTGGTAGGCGCGCTCCAGCTTGGTGTCGTACAGATTGCGTTGGTAATCGGGGCCGTTGTAACCCTTGGCAAACACGGCCCATTTCTTTGCCTTGAGCGCCTTCAGCAAGGCCGGTTCGGCTTCGAGAAAGCGCACGAACGCTTCGAACTGCTCGTTTTCGTCCTTGGCCATCCGCGCAGCAAAGTCCTGCACACTGGCGTAGCCCAGGCGTACCGCATGAAAGCCCATGATCTGGAAGGCGCCCCAACTGGCCGACTCCAAGGCGCAGGTGTCATCAATGAGCCGAGCGTGTGCCAGGCGTTGGTGTTCGGCGGTACCGCCGGCATAACCACCGGCACGCGGGTTGACCAGGTTGGGCTGGGTGGTCGCCAACTCGTCGGCGTGAGCCTGCAGGGCTGTGGCGTCATCTTCCGGCGCCCGAGGCCGGCCGAGCTGGCGGTACATGATGTGCCGCTCGTAGAGAATCTTCGGCTTGCCGTTGTCCAGGAAGCCCGCGCCCAAGCTTTCCACTTCGTTGACGGCGAGAACGGCCGCCAGTTCGACGCCGAGGCGCACAGCCGCTTGGCTCAGCGTGGCATTGCGCAGCAGGCCGGAACAGTCACTGCCGGTCAGGGCCGCGAGAGTTTTGGCGCCGGCGATACCGTCAGCGACCAGTTCCCTTTGGGTCTGGTAGGCGCGCACTGCAGTCTCGGTGGCATCGCCGAACAAGCCATCTGCGTACAGCGAGGCGCCCGCCGAGTTGAGGCGCTGCTGCAGTACTCGAACATCCTGACCGCGATCACCATGGCGAAGGGGTGTCATACCTGGTCCACCTTGCGCTTGAAGAATTGATTGGCGAGTGCCCGGGTACCCTCAACGCCGAGCAGTCCAATGACGCCGCCGAAGAACGGGCCGGTCGATGCGGGAATCCCCAGCAGCGACAGCCCGTGACTGCCGGCCAGAGCGAGGGCGCCACACAACGGGGCTTCCAGCGCTACCCGGCGCCAGGTGCCGCCGCCGTACATAATCCGCAACCCTGCGATGACGGCAGCCAGGACGCCGGCGTAAATGGCGGGCCAGTTTTGTTCGAGCCAGGTGGCGAACCAAGCCCAGGTATCCGGTTTGTCAGGCATGCGCTTCATTCCGTTGTCCGAGGTTGAGGGTGGGGAGCTGGTAGGCGTCCAGGGCGAGAAAGCGTTGGTTCAGTCCCATAGGTTCACCATCTGTCGCTGCTCTGCTTGCGGGGCGACCTCTGGCAATTGCACCGGTGTGCCGTGCGGCAGGGTGATGCCGAGGTCGGCCAGCCCGGGATTGGCATCAAGCACGGCCTCGGTGACACCGGCCGTGCGGCCGTAGATTCGCCAGCAAATGGCGTCGACGGTTTCGCCTTGTTGGGCGATCACGATGGCCATCACAGCAGCTCCACGGTGGTGTGGCTGATTCCGAGAAGGGTACGCAGCGCTTTGCGCGAATCTCGACGCAGTTGGTCGGCGCTGCTTTCTTCCTCGGTGACCTTTTTCTCGCCGCTGTTGGTCGCATCAAAACTGCTGTAGCGCTCCACCAGCTCGGCCAATGCACTGCAGTAAATGACGCGGCGATAAAGGTGCAGCAGGTGGCTTTCGTCTTTGATTTTCTCGGCGGGTACTTCGGCCAATGTGGCAAAACCAAGGCTCTGCTGGGCAGTCCGGTAGCCTGCAAGCTCCCGGTTTGCCTCGATCATGGCGTTGACCGTCGCGACCTCGAGGCGATCATCAGTGACAGCATTAGTGATACGCATGGCGGCGCGCAGATGCTGGCCGTCAATCTCTGGCCAGAAGGTGCCGTTGCCGATCGGGAAGGCAGTCGTTGGGATACCGCCGGCGATAAATCCGCTCATGCTGGTCGCTCGAATAGGTCGGCGGTGGTCGGGACTTCACAGCTGGGCAAGGAGTAAACCCGCTGATCCGCCCCGAGCCGCCGGGTGCGTGGGGACGCTCGGTTAACTGGCTGGGCCAGTATGTTTCTTGAGAAGGCGCTCGGCGCGCTCCAGATCTTTCTTGCCGCCGCAGCTGCTGTGCAGCTCGATGGCGCGTTTCAACAGGCCAATGCCGGCTTGCAACTGACCGGGTTGTCCAGAATTCACGTCGTCGATGCCTTCCAGGGTGGCGTGGCCGAGGGCGAGCACGAGCTTGGCTCGGGCTTCGTCCGGCATGTCCTGGTCTTCAGTCAGCACAGCGGTTTTGGTGAGGATGTCCAGCGGGAAGGTGCCGCCGGTCTTCTGAGCCTTGAGTGCGGCCGTTGCCACTTCCTCCGCCACCAGACAACCGGTGGTGCGGTTGAATCGGTCTGGCATCAACAGCCCGTGTTGCAACACGTATTCAGCCACCTGCAACCCGCCGGCAAAGTCGCCCGCATCGAAGTGCCAGACCATCAGGGTGGTCAGCACTTCGTCCTGGGCGCCCTGGCCCGCTGAGAGCACGCCGTCAACGTAGGGCACGTATTCAGGCAGCATCTTAGCCTTGAGTTTCGCCTTGCCCTCTTGGGACTGCACCTGCTTCAGACGGAACTGGTCCTGCTGCAACTTGGCGAGCATGACCTCGTAACCGGTGGCACCTTCCATCAGGGCGGCAGGCGCGACCGCTGCGGCCTCCTGCGCTGCACGTTTGCGCAGCTGGTTCTGTTGGGCAAGGGTGAGAGCCATGGCTTACACCCGCTCGATGTTTTCGACCAGGGCGACGAGGCCGAGGTCTTCGATGACGTAGGCCTCGTTCGAGGACTGGTAGTCGGCGACGCGGTCGTATTCCGGCTCGTCTTTCAGGTGACGACGGCGAGCGCTGGCCAGGTAATAGATGGACAGGTTGTTCAGCGTGGTGATGAGCACACCGCCCTCGATGAAGAACGGTGCGTCCTCGATCGGCAGGCCACCCAGGCGCCCCTTGCTGACGACTTCGTCGGCGGCGTTTTCTTCCTGGTTGGAGGCGGCGCCTTTTTCCACGGCCTTGAGTTGCTTCTCGTGCAGCAGAGCACGGTCGACGATCACCACCAGATCAGGGCGCTTGCGGTGCCATGGGTCGAGCATTTGGATCGCATCGAACACCAGTCCATCGAGCGTCTTGTAGTCGCCGGTGGCACCCACAGTGACTTTGCCCGGGGTAGCGCCCTCATCGAGCACGCGCTCCGGCGCCGCCACGCGGATTTTTTGCAACCAGCCGATGTTGACGTCCTGCAGCAGCGGGTTGGTGGACAGGTTGGTGTCGGCAGCGACGCTGATGCCGTTGAAGCCGATCATGATCCGATCCAACCCTTGGCGTTCGGCGATCGATGCCGACAGCTTCGGTTGGAAATCAGGAAATTTTGCCCAGGTATCGAGTTTCACGTAAGGGAACGCGGTGTCGAAGTTGGTCTTCTTGCAGCTGTAGGTGTCTTTGCTCATGCCGCTGACATCACGCGGCTGTCGCGGGGTATTCCCACTGGTGTTGGTGCGGCCGGCGGTTGGCCCGTTGACGCCCAGCAGGATCGCTTCGCCATCCGCTTCATCGACGGGGATGATGTTGATCTTTTTCAGGAAGGTGCTGGATTCCTGAATCGCGGTTTCCAGCTTTTGCTGAGGCGTCGGGGCAACGGT
This genomic interval from Pseudomonas putida contains the following:
- the lysC gene encoding Rz1-like lysis system protein LysC (LysC is an Rz1-like component of a phage lytic system, substantially overlapping although not fully embedded in the gene for the Rz-like LysB component.), whose translation is MKTKTYGAGLTSLCLMLLAGCASAPPSPAPTLIVSGCPAVVPCSLPETAPSNNGALLTDQERVEAAWAECAAQVDMVYQHQVQHEQTR
- the gpM gene encoding phage terminase small subunit, which produces MALTLAQQNQLRKRAAQEAAAVAPAALMEGATGYEVMLAKLQQDQFRLKQVQSQEGKAKLKAKMLPEYVPYVDGVLSAGQGAQDEVLTTLMVWHFDAGDFAGGLQVAEYVLQHGLLMPDRFNRTTGCLVAEEVATAALKAQKTGGTFPLDILTKTAVLTEDQDMPDEARAKLVLALGHATLEGIDDVNSGQPGQLQAGIGLLKRAIELHSSCGGKKDLERAERLLKKHTGPAS
- a CDS encoding N-acetylmuramidase domain-containing protein, with amino-acid sequence MTPLRHGDRGQDVRVLQQRLNSAGASLYADGLFGDATETAVRAYQTQRELVADGIAGAKTLAALTGSDCSGLLRNATLSQAAVRLGVELAAVLAVNEVESLGAGFLDNGKPKILYERHIMYRQLGRPRAPEDDATALQAHADELATTQPNLVNPRAGGYAGGTAEHQRLAHARLIDDTCALESASWGAFQIMGFHAVRLGYASVQDFAARMAKDENEQFEAFVRFLEAEPALLKALKAKKWAVFAKGYNGPDYQRNLYDTKLERAYQRHAAGCPVPEAA
- a CDS encoding baseplate J/gp47 family protein, with product MNTFVPIDLSQLPAPQIVEQIDFELILAERKAYAISLWPAEEQAEIAARLELESEPLTKLLEENAYRETIWRQRVNEGAVANMLALAQGADLEHLAANYNVKRLVVQVGNANAVPPIPEILESYDSLRERAQMAWEGLSTAGPRNSYIFHARASDGRVADATAESPSPAVVVVTVQSLLGDGRTDADLLNIVNAYLSDDDRRPVADRLTVQGAAVLPYQVSARLYLKTSGPESEPILLAAKQRLLAYVHQRRRLAMEVSESAIHAALHVEGVRKVELDNWTDIAATPYQAPYCTAITLAQGVE
- a CDS encoding tail protein X, with protein sequence MAIVIAQQGETVDAICWRIYGRTAGVTEAVLDANPGLADLGITLPHGTPVQLPEVAPQAEQRQMVNLWD
- a CDS encoding phage tail protein, which gives rise to MNKPDSLRAHLLASVPDLKYNPDRLVVFIDNGKIRCTAAGGLSFEYAYDLQIILTDFAGHPDSVMLPLLGWLRTNQSELLTNLDKSADGIKFEADVIDNSKVDMSLSLPLTERVIVKKQGDGTFTVKHAGEPQYTPYETIDGPIQVFAEGMLIAEWQSPQPAEGMALTTPHPQRPGNE
- a CDS encoding phage major capsid protein, P2 family → MRKETRIAFNGYLSQQAKINGVDSVEVKFTVAPTPQQKLETAIQESSTFLKKINIIPVDEADGEAILLGVNGPTAGRTNTSGNTPRQPRDVSGMSKDTYSCKKTNFDTAFPYVKLDTWAKFPDFQPKLSASIAERQGLDRIMIGFNGISVAADTNLSTNPLLQDVNIGWLQKIRVAAPERVLDEGATPGKVTVGATGDYKTLDGLVFDAIQMLDPWHRKRPDLVVIVDRALLHEKQLKAVEKGAASNQEENAADEVVSKGRLGGLPIEDAPFFIEGGVLITTLNNLSIYYLASARRRHLKDEPEYDRVADYQSSNEAYVIEDLGLVALVENIERV
- a CDS encoding phage virion morphogenesis protein, with the translated sequence MSDLQALEDWAGVLLQRLEPSARTALARKIAQQLRRTQQQRITAQRNPDDSPYAARKSRDLRGKQGRIQRKLKMFRKLRNASYLKAKGDSNLVSVGFTGRISRIARVHQYGLKDRAERGAPEVKYEQREVLGFTDADLDLIRDMLLNQLTQ
- a CDS encoding phage holin, lambda family, which produces MKRMPDKPDTWAWFATWLEQNWPAIYAGVLAAVIAGLRIMYGGGTWRRVALEAPLCGALALAGSHGLSLLGIPASTGPFFGGVIGLLGVEGTRALANQFFKRKVDQV
- a CDS encoding head completion/stabilization protein; protein product: MSGFIAGGIPTTAFPIGNGTFWPEIDGQHLRAAMRITNAVTDDRLEVATVNAMIEANRELAGYRTAQQSLGFATLAEVPAEKIKDESHLLHLYRRVIYCSALAELVERYSSFDATNSGEKKVTEEESSADQLRRDSRKALRTLLGISHTTVELL
- a CDS encoding GPW/gp25 family protein, whose protein sequence is MNRETGGAIGDLEHIRQSITDILSTRIGTRVMRRDYGSLLPELVDQPFNDATRLRVYAATAMALLRWEPRIILSRVQFSGVSLQGAVVLELEGAEVDSNQQHSLSIPLQLGASV
- a CDS encoding phage tail protein I, with amino-acid sequence MGTTSLLPRNASKLEQLAAEALAQIERTPIPLRQLWNPSECPVELLPYLAWAFSVDRWDSNWVEATKRAAIRSAYYVHSRKGTIGSLRRVVEPLGYLIEVIEWFNMTPQGIPGSFALKLGVLDTGITEEMYQELERLIDDAKPVTRHLTGLAISLESPGTLNISVAVYEGDVIDVYPPLMRDIEITGTLGVVGREHSIDTLDVYYD
- a CDS encoding phage baseplate assembly protein V gives rise to the protein MNNIAALSRLLENLIRFGTIAEVQMKPPRVRVKTGDLLTAWLPWIALRAGLDQEWDPPTVNEQVILFSPSGLLANGVALTGIFSDEHPANGDRAGLQRRTYRDGAVIEYDSVAHHLRAVLPEEGTSELISKGGIHIVGPITHEGDYTQTGNQNVTGKVTVSEDVIAANISLVNHPHGGVKSGSDQSGKPL